The Acidobacteriaceae bacterium genome contains the following window.
GTCCATAGAGATACCACGGTTCTGGTCGACGAGGTAGCCGATGGAAGTGATGTCGGAGCTCACGGCCTGATTGAAGTTTTCGGTGAAAGCCTCGCGATAGACGTAAGAGCTTAGATATTCGGCGTCGCCAACCATGCGGGTGGTGCCCGTGAGCTGCTTGCGGAAGGCGGCAGTGACGTCTTCGCCGCCCTGGTTGGTGAAGGTGCCCCCGGTGGGAGTGAAGCCGCGGTCCTGCAGGGCGGAGAAGTGGGCCTGGAAGAAATTTTCGTCGAAGCCCTTGGCACGGAATGTGGCGGATTCATCCCAGCCGCGGAGGGAATAGTACTGCAGGCCGAGGGTGAGGTCGGCGGAGCGGCCAAGCGTCAGGTAGAGCTCTTCGCCGATGATCCAGCCTTTGGTGCTGGACTGGCTGAGGATGGGGATGAGGATGCCGCTCTGGCGCTGCTCGGTGTTGACGGGGTGCGTGGCGTAGGGGAGAAAGAAGAGCGGGAAGCCGAGGAGGTGGAAGACAGTAGCGCCGGCGCGCGCCTGGTCCTGATTGAGGGAGAGATGGCCGGAGGTCAGGAGCCAGTCAGGGCGCGGAAGCAGACAGGAGGTGACGGAGCCGTCGTAGATGTCATAGGTCTGCGGGCCGGTTTTGACGACGAGTTTGCCGGAGAAGAGGAATGGGTTGGGGGTGACGAGGCCGGTGCGGCCGGATTCGGTGGGCGTAGTGGCGGCGCCATGCAACCCGATGGAGCCGGTGACGTCGTAGAAGCGGCCTGTATTGGTTTTGAGGTTGTAGGTGGCGTGCTGGGCGGACATGTATTCGTCGTTCTGGCCGCCGGAGAGGCGCACGTGGCCGTTGAGGGTGAGCTCGTGGGTGTCTTCGTCGTAAGAGATGGTATCGGCGCGGAGGAGGTGGTCGGTATAGGTGACTTCGACCTGCGTGCCGCGGGTGGGGTCGCCGGCGAGGAGGTAGACGCTGCCGTGTTTGGATTGGGTGTCGGCGACCCAGGAGATGGTGTCGGGGGATTTTTCGGGGGGAAGCGGGGTGGCGCGGGGGATCTGTGCGAGGTCGGGCTGCGACTCGGGCGTGGGTGCGGAGGGAAGAGGTGTCGGATTCGACACCTGCGCGCTGAGGAGATGTGGATGAAGCGCGGGCGGCGTGATGATAGACAAGAATAGGACGGTCCGGCGCATCCGCGAACGCCAACGCACTCTCGTACGGGTTTTGATGGAGAGTGGGGCGCCGCAAGTCACAGACTTGAGATTAGACGATATGTTGCGCGCGAAGTTGTGACGCGAGCAACGGGTAACAGAGGCTTCGGTCATGCAGGGTTCGGTGGGCAGCGCAGAAATCGAGGGGATGGCGCAGGGATTGGTCGCAACGGGCACCGACGGTGCGATTTTTAATAGCAAGCCCGCGGCGCTGTTCGAAACAGGTGCGGCGTCTCTGCGCGAGGCTGCGGCGGCGCGTGTGGCGGCGCACCGGAGCAAGCGCGCCGGTGCGCAGGCGATGGACGCTGCGCGGGAAGAGGCTCTGAGGCAAGAGCACGCGCGGGTTGCAAGGGAGTCGCGGTACGGAGCCGCGAAGGTGCGCGATGCGGTGCGCGCGCGTTATGAGCAGTCGCAGAGCTACAGGGACTTTCTGGCGGTAGAGGCCGAACGCGCGATGCAGCAGGCGCGCGCCGAGGCGGAGGTTGCGGCCCGGAACGCGAAGGCGATTGCGGATGCGCAGATGCAGTTGCTGGAGGAGTTGCGGGAGGAAGAGAGCGCGGAGTCGTTTGAGGTGGCGGGGCCGGCGCTGGTGGCGTTCGAGGAAGAGCGCGGCGGGTTCGAGTGGGCGGAGCATGCGCCGGCGACCCCGGTGTTAGAGGAGCCTGCGGCGTGGGATTTTGCTGAGAGCGGGGATCTATTTGCTGAGCCGGATGCGCCGATCTCACCCCAGCGAACGAGTTTGCCGGGGACCCCGGTGCGGGAGATTTCGACCGGCGGGCTGACGGTGCGGATGTACGACGACGTTGGACTTTCGCCGATGCCTGAGCCGAAGGCACGGCCGCGGGTGTATCAGGACGAAGTCGCGTCGGAGGAGCTCGAGGAGCTGGAGCAGGAGATTGCGTTTCGGCGCGCGCCGGAGTTTGAGGATCACATTATCGAGACGCTGCCGCTGCCGGCGAACCTGATTGAGTTTCCGCGGGAGCTGGTGGCGACGAGGAAAGCCCGCCCGCGTCTGGCAGAAGGCCCGCTGCGCGATGAGCTGCCGGCAGAACCGCAGTTGCGGATTTTCGAGGTCGAGCCTGAGCAGATCTCGACGGAGCCGGTGGCTGCAGAGGAGATTGTGGCCGAGGCTCCGGTGTGGCAGGGGACGCTGCTGGATGCGCCGCGGGTGAGGGCTGTTGCGCCGGAGCGCGAGGTTGCGGTGGCGGCGGGGCTCGCGGACCTGGCGCCGATCTCTCGCAGGGTGATGGCGGCAGTGGTGGATGGATGCTGCATCGCGGCGGCGCTGGTGGGGTTTGCGACGGTGGCTGCGTATGTTTCGGGGCCGCGGCTGCAGGGTATGTCGAAGCCGCTGCTGGCGGGTGCGCTTGTCTTTACGTTTGCGATTGCGGCGCTGCTGTATCAGCTGCTGTTCTT
Protein-coding sequences here:
- a CDS encoding RDD family protein: MQGSVGSAEIEGMAQGLVATGTDGAIFNSKPAALFETGAASLREAAAARVAAHRSKRAGAQAMDAAREEALRQEHARVARESRYGAAKVRDAVRARYEQSQSYRDFLAVEAERAMQQARAEAEVAARNAKAIADAQMQLLEELREEESAESFEVAGPALVAFEEERGGFEWAEHAPATPVLEEPAAWDFAESGDLFAEPDAPISPQRTSLPGTPVREISTGGLTVRMYDDVGLSPMPEPKARPRVYQDEVASEELEELEQEIAFRRAPEFEDHIIETLPLPANLIEFPRELVATRKARPRLAEGPLRDELPAEPQLRIFEVEPEQISTEPVAAEEIVAEAPVWQGTLLDAPRVRAVAPEREVAVAAGLADLAPISRRVMAAVVDGCCIAAALVGFATVAAYVSGPRLQGMSKPLLAGALVFTFAIAALLYQLLFFWLNEATPGMRYARIGLCTFAEANPTRKAMRRRVMAQMLAVGPLGLGVLWAWMDGDRLAWHDRISRTYQRMY